In Armatimonadota bacterium, a genomic segment contains:
- a CDS encoding sucrase, which translates to MDFAKLVRPVPRRSVFEMDGWFVWCGTMVRTPDGICHLLFARWPRELGHFAWVTHSEIAHATSNDPLGPYTFQSVVLPGAGGEAWDRDVTHNPAVLEADGRYYLYYMGNRGNGEYWDHRNNQRIGVAVADHPAGPWERFSKPVLDVTPGSWDCLMTSNPSVCRGPDGQFLMLHKGVGAGPPPKGGAVLCGAAFADHPLGPFAKHPEPVISNPENDWAVEDPCVWWQDGLYRCLIKDFQGYFTGGYKNALALFESEDGIHWGPARQPIAMRLELEWEDGEVQRVHRLERPQLHLEGGRPRVLFCACDADLSGKALTSFNVHIPLGDG; encoded by the coding sequence ATGGACTTCGCGAAGCTTGTTCGCCCCGTGCCGCGCCGAAGCGTCTTCGAGATGGACGGCTGGTTTGTCTGGTGCGGAACGATGGTGCGAACGCCAGACGGCATCTGCCACCTGCTTTTCGCCCGCTGGCCGCGGGAACTTGGTCACTTCGCCTGGGTGACTCACTCCGAGATCGCCCATGCGACATCAAATGACCCACTGGGACCGTACACGTTCCAGAGTGTCGTCCTCCCGGGAGCGGGAGGAGAGGCGTGGGACCGCGATGTCACTCACAACCCCGCGGTGCTCGAGGCGGACGGCCGGTATTATCTTTACTACATGGGCAATCGCGGCAACGGGGAGTATTGGGACCACCGCAACAACCAGCGCATCGGCGTTGCGGTCGCCGATCATCCTGCCGGTCCGTGGGAGCGCTTCTCAAAGCCGGTACTCGATGTTACCCCGGGCTCGTGGGACTGCCTGATGACCAGCAATCCATCGGTCTGTCGCGGGCCGGATGGTCAGTTCCTCATGCTCCACAAGGGCGTGGGCGCCGGGCCTCCCCCCAAAGGCGGTGCTGTGCTGTGCGGCGCTGCCTTCGCCGATCATCCGCTGGGACCCTTCGCTAAGCACCCGGAACCGGTCATCAGCAACCCGGAGAATGACTGGGCAGTGGAAGATCCCTGCGTCTGGTGGCAGGATGGCCTATACCGCTGCCTGATCAAGGACTTTCAGGGGTACTTCACAGGGGGCTACAAGAATGCGCTGGCCCTGTTTGAATCGGAAGATGGTATCCACTGGGGGCCTGCGCGCCAGCCCATTGCCATGCGCCTGGAACTGGAGTGGGAGGACGGGGAAGTGCAGCGCGTGCACAGGCTGGAGCGGCCGCAACTGCATCTCGAGGGCGGGCGCCCGCGGGTGCTCTTCTGCGCCTGCGACGCCGATCTGTCCGGCAAAGCGTTGACGTCCTTCAACGTCCACATCCCGCTGGGAGACGGGTGA
- a CDS encoding NAD(P)-dependent oxidoreductase, which translates to MNIQSVALFGGSGKIGRRFIPVLQERGIRIRALIHKTPLEGEGIECIPGTVSDPTTVREVVSGTDAVLQLATTKEDETTFFDVSVRGTLNILEACRFEGTQQFVLLGGDAAFGIWFYPQPIPIDESHPLMAYPGYYAFTKVMEEVMTTQYAYQYSVPFTILRSSWVFEKADLLNHFSLLKNVDPAEPGHGFGQQPEAVMDLVRAGKEHIPVLVNKDGVPYRRHIVHIEDLAQAFDRALGNPSALGQSFNIAAPAAFDYRVAADYLASRLGLPTIELTCSGYHSFEINISRARSILGYQPRFDFFAMADSAIDHARGDA; encoded by the coding sequence TTGAACATCCAGAGCGTTGCTCTCTTCGGCGGATCAGGCAAGATCGGCCGACGCTTCATCCCCGTGCTTCAGGAGCGGGGCATCCGCATCCGCGCGCTGATCCACAAGACCCCGCTGGAGGGCGAAGGTATCGAGTGCATTCCCGGAACCGTGTCGGACCCGACTACTGTGCGCGAGGTGGTGTCGGGAACCGATGCCGTCTTGCAGCTTGCAACGACCAAGGAGGACGAGACCACCTTCTTTGACGTGAGCGTTCGCGGGACGTTGAATATCCTGGAAGCCTGCCGCTTCGAGGGCACCCAGCAATTCGTTCTTCTGGGCGGCGACGCGGCTTTCGGCATCTGGTTCTACCCGCAGCCGATCCCTATTGACGAAAGCCACCCGCTCATGGCCTACCCCGGCTATTACGCCTTCACGAAAGTCATGGAGGAGGTGATGACCACCCAGTACGCCTACCAGTACTCGGTGCCTTTCACCATCCTGCGCAGTTCTTGGGTCTTCGAGAAGGCCGACCTGCTCAACCACTTCTCGCTCCTGAAGAACGTGGACCCGGCCGAACCCGGCCATGGTTTCGGCCAGCAACCGGAGGCTGTGATGGACCTCGTGCGCGCCGGGAAAGAGCACATCCCGGTGCTCGTGAACAAGGACGGCGTGCCCTATCGTCGCCATATCGTGCATATTGAGGACCTGGCGCAAGCCTTCGACCGCGCCCTCGGCAACCCGTCAGCTCTGGGCCAGTCTTTCAACATCGCCGCGCCGGCCGCTTTCGACTATCGCGTGGCCGCGGACTACCTGGCTTCGCGCCTTGGACTACCCACCATCGAGCTCACATGCAGTGGCTACCACTCCTTTGAGATCAACATCAGTCGCGCCCGGTCCATTCTCGGCTACCAGCCGCGCTTTGATTTCTTCGCCATGGCCGACAGCGCCATTGATCACGCCCGCGGAGACGCCTGA